The Cryptococcus gattii WM276 chromosome D, complete sequence region CCTGAAGGCTTTTGGAAGCTCCAGAGCCACATGTATCGGGGGAATCAAAACAGCGCCTATGAGCAAGGTTAAACGGGGCGCAAAGCGGTTGTAGAAAAAAACATACGTATTTTGAAACACTTATAATGTCGCCTATAACCCATAGTTACCATAACGGTTCGCTAGTCATAGTCACGAGAGCTCACCAAGTGGTTGTTCGAGTGTTTTTGTTCCTGGTTCGCAAGTAAGCTTAGCCTAAGCACGATGTCTTTTGGATACTACACCGCACTGAATAGCAAGCAATGTATATGCATAAATCGACTTTTGCTCTTCGATCTATGACGATCTATGAAAGCATGAGCCCTTGAATCTGCATTAAGTGATGTACATGAAGGATGTAAGGTTATTTAAGGTCTACTACGtaaaaagaagaatgaaaGTTTTCGTAAGATATATGTCATTATCCACATGAGTGATGGCTCCCTCATGCCTGCGATGAGCGATTGATCGATCGGCATTATATTATTGGGTTGAGATTCGTGACCGACCTCGCTCAGTTTACATTGCACCCTGCGAAACCGACTGACTACGTAACACACGCAAAAGGTCAAACAAGCAAAACAATCACGAGTCTCGCGACTTCTTTAATTTACCGTTAACtatattattattattattattattattattattattattattattattattattattattattattattattattattattattattattattattattattattattattattattattattattattattattattattattattattattattattattattattattattattattattattattattattattattattattattattattattattattattattattattattattattattattattattattattattattattattattattattattattattattattattattattattattattattattattattattattattattattattattattattattattattattattattattattattattattattattattattattattattattattattattattattattattaaACTTTATTTATTCCCTCGTTTTTCCGCTCTGTGAGACGTGACTTGTTGCTAACAGGTCAAGGATTACGTAATTAGCGCCCTTGCATATTCAATTTTCCGATATGCAGATGCCACATAACGGTGGATAACGGACACAATTTTGTCCGATATGCTACCAAAGTGGGCATATCGGGAGAGTCCGATATGCTGCCGCGCGCACGGTGATATAAATAATAATTGCTAGAAGAGTTTGAAATGTATCGTCGATAGATAACAGGCGAGAAGCTACGGAGGAAGCAGGCGAAGAGAAAATTCCAAGAACGACAGGTCATCGCACCACGTAGCTACTATCCGCCACTACAAGGAAGCCAGGTTGCCATTATATACGCCTGTGTACGTGTGGTCTTTAAAAGCCTTACATATGCTGAACAGATGAATTGTACATATGTTAGTATCCTGGCCATCGTTCAGAACATTCTTTTCTGCTTCTGCGACATGAATCATGGCGCCCCCTGAAGTCCtttcatctcctcttctcagCTTAGAAAGTATCAATATTCTCCTCGCTTCACCAGCACCACAGACCGTCGATGTGCGTATTCAACTGTTATCGGCCAAAATTGTGGTCCTCTCAAATCTCCCATCATCTCCTGCATGTCGTCTGGATATTCAGAAGACTAGGTTCCAGTTAGGCCAAACGTATCTAAGAGATAAGTTCGACTTGAAATGTGCCGAGATAGAACTAAGCATGGTCCAAAGGGAATGCAAAGAGCTGGCTAAGAGGAAAACCCACAATGGGGACAAATTGGGACTCTATCCAAGCTTAGAAAACGTTGGTAAAGAAACGGCCCTAGAAGATGAAGCGGTCCAGAGTCAAGCAAATGAACTGAAAATAGAAGCTATGCGTCTTCTGGTGGAAGTCGAAGAAGGCCTCGGTAGACCAGGAAGAGCTGCTATTTGGAGAAATTCGATTGAGGCAGCTGTAAAGGATGCATAATGGCAACCCTCCCGAAGTGAGTGATTTAATTGTGCCATACTTGACTAGGGCTGATGAGGGTGTCAGTTGGTGAAAGTTCAGGCAACGGGCCATCGTGCTGGGCTGTCCCTTACGCAAGTCCATCAACCTTTGTCACTTTTACTCTGCTTAGTCATTACAATAATGTCCCATTTTACTCTTTGACTTTTCCGCCATCTCGGACTGCACAGCTGCGTCGTCCATTATTTCTACTACAATATTGATAGGAGGAATCTAAAGATCGAGGACTTACTACATCACCCGTTATCTGCCGTTTCAATTGACGGACAATTCATACCATATCCGATACAATCGATGCACCAAGAATATGGACATGATATGGTGTAACTGAAGCAAAAACATCAGGTCAGTATACACAAACATACCATTCATGATTGGGCTATCCATTTAGTCCGCTTCTGCAAGAACCTCCTAGACGTTTTACTAATAAATAATATGGAGTCATTTTGAGTTTACACTCACCGATGTCGCGGTTTCTCATGATGACACGTACGCCAAATGGTATTTCAACTAGAAGCCAACCCATTCTGAACCGGCTGAGCCAGTCCTCTTTGGCGAGTCTCCTcctttcatcttctccatttcGCTCTCTTCCCAGTGAATACATTTTTCCCCTGTGAATCAGGACAGACGTTCTCTTTATTTTTTCCATTTCAACGAGTGCGGCTCTCCTTCCCGGAATGAAGGTTCTGCCATCTCATGTGCAGCATCGCCTTTCATCCTCAATCTTCGTTCGCAATCTTTCTGTCGTGGCATCTGttggaaaaggaaaatTGTTGACCAAAGCAGGAGCTTAGAAACATGCTGAATGCCCCGTGATACAACATAGGAAGAGTTGTAAATGCACTGCCTGCCCGGTCGTAATCCTAGCATGGAAATGTGTTCGTTTTATCTTCATGGAGTATCTACATTAAGATGCGTCGGTGATGAATGTTACTCCCCTGATACCCTGAACAACCTGGATTGGTGAATGCATGTATGTTGAAGAGTCTAGAAAGTGGGGCGCGAACCCAAGATGAGATGTCTCTCAGAATTGAATTCTCTGCATATAACTTGCTGCAGTTCTATCTTAAGTCATGAATAACGTATCCAAACATCAGGACAAACCGATCCTAACAGTGTGTTCCACCTTTCTGAGATGTCCTTTCCATAAAAGATCGGGCTGACTCAGAAACATGATATCTCTATAAGCTACTCGCCTGCAGTAACGCCCCATAAGCGACAAGCCAGGTAGAGGCCAGAAATCGTTCAAGGCATGGTGGCACATTTTTGTCATTCATTGATTCTGTATGCTTTCCTTTGGTATGACTGTTGTTTGCATCTGGGCCTTCCGCGGGTCACAAGCAGTCAGGTGCAACTTACCATAAGCTCATTGCGATGATGACAACTCCGTCAAGGAATAGAGCCACCATCTTCTCAATGGCCCGAATAGTTCCCCTGAAAAGCTTGCCCAAGTAAGCCAGAGAAGCGCGCAGCATCTGTATATCAGAACTTTCGGTGTCTGCAAGACTTATAAGTTTCGACGTCAACACAATCATCTTCACTCGACAAAGCTTGATTTCCGCTAAACCTAAATCTTCGACAGAATCGTCAATACACCAACCGGAAATGTGTGGAAAAGAAAGTGGTTCGAATGATTTGGTTTTGATAACGCCATTTTTTGACTCAGTTTCGTTCGTATATAGTAACAGCTGAGTGGATCGAGGATCGATGCATGATGGCATACGGTATAGATGATGGACGCTGAGTTTTTATATCGATAGAAGTATTACGTATTGGATTGACTGCGACGCAGCGGTTTACATCCGGCAACAATAATGCCGCGCTATGTATCTCTCATTGTTCATCCCTTCTCGCTGTCTTACTCCGACAACGATGTTCGCCGTATCTCTCCAAGACCGTCTCAAGGCAGCGGTCAACTCCCTAGAAGCAACAGGCTCCTCTTTACAAGCACGCGCCTTGAACGCAAATCAACATCCGCATGACACGAAAGACTCGGGTCCCCAGGACGCAACCAGTGCGAATCCCACCCCTGCTCCCCTGTCTCCTACCTTTCAACACTCAAGCAGCAGCAAACAGGACGTTAGACCAAAATCTGTCCCCGTGTCTCTGAATCAAGCAGCCTATACCGGCGCAACTACAGGTCAGCTCGCTGAGAATGCGCTCTCGGGCTTGAGGAAGTCCCTCCAGTTTGGGCGAAGCTCCCTGGACCTCCCTAATTCGGTGGAAATTTCATCTTCACTTCCCGCTACCCCGAATGGCAAAGAGGTAAAGGACATTAGTTTACCTTCGCTTTC contains the following coding sequences:
- a CDS encoding uncharacterized protein (Similar to SGTC gene model, INSD accession EAL21173.1); this encodes MAPPEVLSSPLLSLESINILLASPAPQTVDVRIQLLSAKIVVLSNLPSSPACRLDIQKTRFQLGQTYLRDKFDLKCAEIELSMVQRECKELAKRKTHNGDKLGLYPSLENVGKETALEDEAVQSQANELKIEAMRLLVEVEEGLGRPGRAAIWRNSIEAAVKDA